In Borrelia sp. A-FGy1, one genomic interval encodes:
- a CDS encoding helix-turn-helix domain-containing protein: MSANKAYKYRIYPNDSQKKCFSKVFGCVRFLYNKMLSDKK; encoded by the coding sequence ATGAGTGCTAATAAAGCTTATAAATATAGAATATATCCCAACGATAGTCAAAAAAAATGCTTTTCAAAAGTATTTGGATGTGTAAGATTTTTGTATAACAAAATGTTAAGTGATAAGAAA